From one Anopheles bellator chromosome 1, idAnoBellAS_SP24_06.2, whole genome shotgun sequence genomic stretch:
- the LOC131216089 gene encoding uncharacterized protein LOC131216089, translated as MNKLKTLLPASQPTGEANQVNNNEAKSLEPLVGFKLTLKHSGSAASSDYANGNDDNSNGRTAAPSSSAAVPELQVRLLGARHLPSSFGLKSVEGYLVKVKLFPGNMRFDSSIQTNSWPSFNETFSFPLVTSHKSSFRVKKTDRHKDTHSMQSLPEKILNGNFVVFTVFALLELPPGYTSSLKSKTMTFIRQGSQRLKDKPVIGKLVKDIDPPNEKNGNADQKPSPKKLSTSESQRNLGSATYFLDPKCFTGDTSGQTRGKLKFSTEELWLPIKDMTVTHPPAESRITITNSPRGQVEVTLQLSDYTEVHIDPKASGEDCSFNADGPYSSPPLSPLALSSRASYDGPQVAPFECRRAYSSGSPVPTSNSNKNRFSFDVRKIMRSVKNKEKNHKGLCLKITTAKVRCGIRVKEELESVAEKVYLKTTVLEHQILSATWKSEPFRPALSSRWNPEDCTVVVPLVGEPSLDHLSIRIGLATKSKVGKKTRLGTVFLGPMASQTNPAADDQWRKMVLYKGSPISVWYSFEEEARE; from the exons ATGAATAAGCTGAAAACGTTGTtaccggccagccagccgaccggcGAGGCGAACCAGGTGAACAACAACGAAGCTAAATCGCTGGAGCCGCTCGTGGGCTTCAAACTCACGCTGAAACATTCCGGTTCGGCCGCGTCGTCGGATTACGcgaacggcaacgacgacaaTTCAAACGGCCGGACAGCAGCGCCCTCTTCGTCGGCGGCCGTTCCGGAGCTTCAAGTGCGGCTTTTAGGTGCACGCCATCTCCCGAGCAGCTTTGGCCTGAAGAGTGTTGAGGGATAcctggtgaaggtgaagcTTTTTCCCGGCAACATGAGGTTCGATTCCTCGATCCAAACAAACTCGTGGCCATCGTTTAACGAAACGTTTTCCTTCCCGCTCGTCACCAGCCACAA GTCTTCGTTCCGGGTGAAGAAAACCGACCGGCACAAGGACACCCATTCGATGCAGTCGCTTCCGGAGAAGATTTTGAACGGGAACTTTGTCGTCTTCACCGTCTTCGCGCTGCTGGAGCTACCGCCAGGG TACACGTCGTCgttgaaaagcaaaacgatgACCTTCATCCGGCAAGGTAGTCAGCGGTTGAAGGATAAACCGGTGATCGGGAAGCTGGTCAAGGATATCGACCCGCCGAACGAGAAGAACGGAAACGCCGACCAGAAACCGAGCCCGAAGAAGCTGTCGACGAGCGAAAGCCAGCGcaatctcggctcggcgacgTACTTTCTCGATCCGAAGTGCTTCACCGGGGACACCAGTGGCCAAACCCGGGGCAAGCTGAAGTTTAGCACCGAAGAGCTGTGGCTACCGATCAAAGACATGACCGTGACGCACCCGCCCGCCGAATCGCGAATCACC ATCACCAACAGCCCCCGGGGACAGGTCGAAGTAACACTGCAGCTGTCGGATTACACGGAGGTGCACATCGACCCGAAAGCTTCCGGTGAAGACTGCAGTTTCAACGCGGATGGCCCATACTCGTCGCCACCGCTCTCGCCCCTGGCGCTGTCCTCCCGAGCGTCGTACGATGGTCCGCAGGTTGCGCCATTCGAATGTCGGCGTGCCTACTCCAGCGGATCACCGGTGCCGACGTCGAACTCGAACAAGAATCGCTTCAGCTTCGACGTGCGCAAGATTATGCGCAGCGTGAAGAACAAGGAGAAGAACCACAAGGGCCTGTGCCTGAAGATTACCACCGCCAAGGTACGGTGCGGAATTCGGGTAAAGGAGGAGCTCGAGTCGGTCGCGGAGAAGGTGTACCTCAAGACGACGGTGCTGGAGCACCAGATCCTGTCGGCCACCTGGAAGTCGGAACCGTTCCGGCCGGCCCTGTCGAGTCGCTGGAACCCGGAAGACTGCACCGTcgtggtgccgctggtgggcGAACCGTCCCTCGATCATCTGTCCATCAGGATTGGGCTGGCCACGAAAAGCAAGGTGGGCAAGAAGACGCGCCTGGGCACCGTTTTCCTCGGGCCGATGGCGTCCCAGACCAACCCGGCGGCCGACGACCAGTGGCGCAAGATGGTGCTCTACAAAGGATCACCGATTTCCGTTTGGTACAGTTTCGAGGAGGAAGCGCGAGAGTAA